In the genome of Osmerus mordax isolate fOsmMor3 chromosome 15, fOsmMor3.pri, whole genome shotgun sequence, one region contains:
- the bcl2a gene encoding apoptosis regulator Bcl-2a encodes MANENSYDSRSIVEIYIHHKLLKKGYVWDRQSEDTSPPVNDFEDAPAAFSRRPRPVLTDEEDVSPPFPNRIPEPEPRDRLHRVLREAGDEIERMYQRDFAEMSGQLHFTPSTAEPRFVAVSEELFRDGVNWGRIVAFFEFGGTMCVESVNREMTSQVDNIARWMTEYLNGPLQAWIQENGGWDAFVELYGQQRDSGFQSWPYLRTVFGLAALGAAGVTLGALFTQK; translated from the exons ATGGCAAACGAGAACTCATACGACAGCCGAAGTATTGTAGAGATCTATATCCACCACAAGCTGCTTAAGAAGGGATATGTGTGGGATCGCCAGTCAGAGGACACCTCTCCTCCCGTTAACGACTTTGAAGACGCCCCTGCGGCGTTCTCGCGGCGGCCGCGGCCAGTCTTAACCGATGAAGAAGACGTTTCCCCACCGTTTCCAAACCGTATCCCGGAACCGGAGCCTCGCGACAGGCTGCACCGGGTGTTGCGCGAGGCGGGGGACGAGATCGAGAGAATGTACCAGCGGGACTTTGCGGAGATGTCCGGGCAACTACACTTTACACCGAGCACTGCTGAACCAAGATTCGTCGCTGTGAGCGAGGAACTGTTCCGAGACGGGGTCAACTGGGGGCGGATTGTGGCCTTTTTTGAGTTCGGCGGGACTATGTGCGTAGAGAGCGTCAACCGGGAGATGACGTCGCAGGTGGACAACATCGCACGCTGGATGACAGAGTATTTGAACGGTCCCCTGCAGGCGTGGATCCAAGAGAACGGGGGTTGG GATGCGTTTGTGGAGCTCTATGGTCAGCAGAGGGACTCTGGGTTCCAGTCCTGGCCCTACCTGAGGACCGTGTTTGGGCTGGCAGCACTGGGGGCTGCGGGGGTCACCCTGGGAGCCCTGTTCACACAGAAGTGA
- the cox4i1l gene encoding cytochrome c oxidase subunit 4I1-like produces the protein MLTSRCLVRGLRNVLWKNLSSCSSARAAHTKDVTSDVLDCTVPQYNNRLDTPLPDVPFVQNLNEQQTQLKEKEKGPWAKLTKEEKLALYRLSHELTYREMRQGTGEWKSVLGGVFIFLGLSGLLVWWQRVYVFGDVPHTLSEEWVEKQTQRMLDMRVNPVHGFSYNWDYEKKQWK, from the exons ATGCTGACATCCAGATGTCTAGTTCGCGGATTGAGGAACGTCCTCTGGAAGAACCTGTCATCCTGCAGCAGCGCGCGGGCAGCGCACACTAAAG ACGTGACGTCAGACGTCCTGGACTGCACCGTGCCTCAGTATAACAACCGTCTGGACACGCCCCTCCCGGACGTTCCGTTTGTGCAGAACCTGAATGAGCAGCAGACGcagctgaaggagaaggagaaggggccCTGGGCCAAGCTCACTAAGGAAGAGAAACTGGCac TATACCGTCTGAGCCATGAGCTGACCTACCGTGAGATGCGCCAGGGGACTGGGGAATGGAAGAGTGTTCTGGGGGGGGTTTTCATCTTCCTGGGACTCTCAGGCCTTTTGGTCTGGTGGCAGAGAGTCTATG TGTTTGGTGACGTGCCCCACACCCTGTCTGAGGAGTGGGTGGAGAAGCAGACTCAGAGGATGTTAGACATGAGGGTGAACCCCgtccatggcttctcctacaaCTGGGACTACGAGAAGAAACAGTGGAAGTAG